Proteins co-encoded in one Bacteroidota bacterium genomic window:
- the xrtF gene encoding exosortase family protein XrtF — protein MMNPAGRKLARFLLIFFAIYFGWTILYDQLINPWGKLDTVVINASSSMSIWFLKLLGYSTFIGPSETIRTIGIDGTHGLWIGDPCNGIALFALFTSFIIAFPGKIKHKLWFVPAGILFIHFMNVIRITALCIIVLYRPDWLMFNHTYLFQIIMYLIIFGLWWLWIKRFNTKSEAQ, from the coding sequence ATGATGAACCCGGCAGGTCGAAAACTCGCCCGATTTCTGCTCATCTTCTTCGCTATTTACTTCGGCTGGACAATCCTTTACGACCAGCTTATAAACCCATGGGGGAAACTGGATACGGTTGTCATCAATGCCTCCTCCTCAATGTCAATATGGTTTCTTAAACTGCTAGGATACAGTACTTTTATTGGCCCCAGCGAAACAATCCGTACAATAGGAATTGACGGCACACACGGGCTCTGGATTGGTGATCCGTGCAACGGCATTGCGCTCTTTGCACTCTTTACCAGTTTCATTATTGCATTTCCCGGAAAAATAAAACACAAACTCTGGTTTGTTCCCGCAGGCATTCTGTTTATCCATTTCATGAATGTCATTCGCATCACTGCCCTTTGCATTATTGTGCTTTACCGTCCCGACTGGCTCATGTTCAACCATACTTACCTGTTTCAAATAATCATGTACCTGATTATTTTCGGTTTATGGTGGTTATGGATTAAACGCTTCAATACAAAATCAGAAGCGCAATGA